Proteins from one Deltaproteobacteria bacterium genomic window:
- a CDS encoding N-acetyltransferase yields MAEKFPGVFLHESVSVDLPCEIGAGTRIWHFGHVLANARIGKNCSLGQNVMVASGVAIGDGCKIQNNVSLYTGVTLQDFVFCGPSIVFTNVLHPRAEISRKDEYAATLVKRGATLGANATIVCGRIIGEYAFIGAGAVVNRDVRPYALMVGTPAKRIGWACRCGETLPRGRGDVTCPRCANVYRLLADDLDVVHENQ; encoded by the coding sequence CTGGCGGAAAAATTCCCGGGCGTCTTCCTGCACGAGAGCGTCTCGGTCGACCTACCCTGCGAGATTGGCGCCGGCACTCGCATCTGGCACTTTGGCCACGTGCTCGCAAACGCCCGCATTGGCAAGAACTGCTCGCTCGGGCAGAACGTGATGGTCGCCAGCGGCGTGGCGATTGGCGACGGCTGCAAGATCCAGAACAACGTCTCGCTCTACACCGGCGTCACACTCCAGGACTTCGTCTTTTGTGGGCCCTCGATCGTGTTCACGAACGTGCTGCATCCCCGCGCTGAGATCTCACGCAAAGACGAGTACGCGGCCACGCTGGTGAAGCGCGGCGCGACGCTCGGAGCAAACGCCACGATTGTGTGCGGTCGGATCATTGGCGAGTACGCGTTCATCGGTGCTGGCGCCGTCGTGAACCGCGACGTCCGGCCCTACGCGCTCATGGTCGGCACGCCGGCGAAGCGCATCGGCTGGGCGTGCCGCTGCGGCGAGACGCTGCCCAGGGGCCGCGGGGACGTGACGTGCCCCCGCTGCGCGAACGTCTACCGCCTGCTCGCCGACGACCTCGACGTCGT
- a CDS encoding Gfo/Idh/MocA family oxidoreductase — translation MSGVAVVGVGYWGKNLARNFAQLGALHTLCDGHGPTLERIAAQHKPVRATRSYEEVLSDPAIEGVVLATPAALHFEHARAALAAGKDVFVEKPLALHEADGEVLLELARERGRILMVGHVLEYHPAVRLLTDLVERGELGSLRYVYSNRLNLGKVRTEENILWSFAPHDISIILSLVGTDPEVVSASGGEYLTRGVPDVTVSNLAFPGGVRAHIFVSWLHPNKEQRLVVIGDKKMAVFDDTAREGKLKLYDKGIEQRSGVLVPRQTAETTLFFGETEPLRLECEAFLAAIADRKPPRTDGANGLRVLRVLEACQASLEKGGAPVRLKREL, via the coding sequence ATGAGCGGTGTGGCAGTCGTAGGGGTCGGTTATTGGGGGAAGAACCTCGCGCGCAACTTTGCGCAGCTGGGTGCACTGCACACCCTGTGCGATGGTCACGGCCCGACACTCGAGAGAATCGCAGCGCAGCACAAGCCGGTGCGCGCCACGCGCAGCTACGAAGAAGTGCTCTCAGATCCCGCGATCGAGGGCGTCGTGCTCGCGACCCCTGCTGCCCTGCACTTCGAGCACGCGCGCGCAGCGCTCGCCGCCGGCAAGGACGTATTCGTCGAAAAGCCGCTCGCGTTGCACGAGGCGGACGGCGAAGTGCTACTCGAGCTCGCCCGCGAGCGCGGCCGGATTCTGATGGTCGGCCACGTGCTCGAATACCACCCGGCCGTGCGGCTGCTGACTGACCTCGTCGAGCGCGGCGAGCTGGGCTCCTTGCGATACGTGTACTCGAACCGGCTGAACCTGGGAAAGGTGCGTACGGAGGAGAACATCCTCTGGAGCTTCGCGCCGCACGACATCTCGATCATTCTGTCGCTCGTGGGAACCGATCCAGAAGTCGTGAGCGCCTCTGGCGGCGAATACCTGACACGAGGTGTCCCCGACGTCACGGTGTCCAACCTCGCGTTCCCGGGAGGCGTGCGCGCTCACATCTTCGTTTCGTGGTTGCACCCGAACAAGGAGCAACGCCTCGTGGTGATCGGCGACAAGAAGATGGCCGTCTTCGATGACACCGCGCGGGAGGGAAAGCTGAAGCTCTACGACAAGGGCATCGAGCAGCGCAGTGGCGTGCTCGTGCCGCGCCAGACGGCGGAGACGACGCTCTTCTTCGGCGAGACGGAGCCGCTGCGCCTCGAATGCGAGGCCTTTCTCGCCGCGATCGCCGACCGCAAGCCGCCGCGCACCGATGGGGCGAACGGGTTGCGTGTGCTTCGTGTTCTAGAGGCCTGCCAGGCGTCGCTCGAGAAGGGGGGGGCGCCGGTAAGGCTCAAACGAGAGCTATGA